AACGACGAGCATTTGAGGACGATCCAGGTCGGCCTGTCCGGCATGCTGTCGGAAGAGGGAGGAAGCCAGGGCACGAAGTGGAATGTCGTGATGGCCGCATCGTCGCTGATCGTCTCGCCGCTCATTGTCCTGTTCATTTTCGTGCAGAAAAATATCGTTCAAGGGATCGCCACGACAGGCTTGAAATAAATTCCGCGGCTTCGCAAGGTAACGCAAAAACGAGGATAAAGGAGCTTACCATGAAAAAGATATCGATGCTTTTGCTTGTCGCCTCCATGATGACCGTTTCCGCCTGCTCAAGCGCCAAACCGGCCGATACCGGTTCTTCCGGCACCGCGTCGTCGGCAGCGGGTTCGTCCGGAAAGCCGGCCGCGCCCGTCGAAATCGAGTTTTGGCACGCGATGGGAGGCGATTCCGGGGATGTTCTTCAGAAACAAATCGATGCCTTCAATTCATCGCAATCCGAAGTTGTCGTCAAACCCGTATTCCAGCAAAGCTACGACACGACAGGAGAAAAGCTGCAGGCGGCCGTCGTAGCCGGAAAAGTGCCGGATATCGTCCAATTGAACACCCGCGTCTGGCCCGGATTTGCCGCAAACGGAGCCCTTCTGCCTTTGGACGGCTACATCAAGAACGACCCGGATATCCGTTTCGATGATTTTAATAAAGGTCTGCTCGTCAACACCGCATTGAACGGCAAGCAGTATACGCTTCCTTATAACCGGAGCACTCCGATTTTGTATTACAATAAAGATATTGTGAAACAGCTCGGATTGGATCCCGAAAACCCGGTCCCGACCTGGGACGACCTCGCTGCTGCAGCGAAGAAGGCAACGATCGCGAAAAACGGAAAGATCGAGCGGTTCGGTTTTGCCGCGAGCATGTCGGGCTGGTATGACTATTCCATGATCTGGTCGGCAGGCGGCGATGTCCTCGGTCCCGACATGAAGACCGTGCTGCTGGACAAGCCCGAGGCGGCGCGAGGATTGCAGCTGTGGGTCGATATGGTCAACAAGGACAAAACGATGATGCCTCCGGTCGGCGGAACGAGCACCAGCAGCTCCGGCGCGGGTCAAAGTCTGGACACCGGCTTTTTGAACGGACAGGTCGTATTCTTTATCAGCAGTACGGCCGGACTCGCGAGCATGCAGAAAAACGCGAAATTTGAACTCGGCACGGCGTTCCTGCCGAAATTCAACGCATATGCCACCCCGACGGGCGGCGCAAACCTGGCGATTATGGCCAAAGCGCCGAAAGAGAAGCAGGATGCAGCCTGGAAATTTATCAAATTCATGACGTCCAAGGAACAAACGATTTTCTTCTCGCAAAACACGGGCTATTTGACGGTGCGCAAATCGGCGGAGGAAGCGCCGGAAATGCAGAATTACTATAAACAAAATCCGAATTTCACGGTTGCCTTGAAGCAGTTGGAATACGCCAAGGAGGTCCCTTCGCTCGAGGCAACGAAACGGATTGAAACCGAGCTGAACAATGCGATGGAAAAAGCGGTCACGACGAATACGCCGGCGGCCGATGCGATGAAGGAAGCGGCAGACAATGTCAGAACATTTTTGAAGTAAATCAGCTGTGTTTGACTCGGAGAGGACTGGGAAAGCAAATGGAAATTAACATTTATCAGTTTGTCGAGGGGGCTCGGCAGGCGAAGGGCTTAACCGTTATTATCGATGTATTCCGGGCCTTTTCGGCTGCCTGCTACGTTACGGCTAACGGGGTGAAGGATCTGTTTCCGATCGGAAGCATCGAAACCGCTTATCGGCTGAAGAAGGAAAACCCCGGGTTCATCCTGATGGGAGAAAGGGGAGGCCGGATTCAGCCCGGCTTCGATTACGGCAATTCCCCGTTCGCCGTGAAATCCGTCGATTTTACCGGGAAGACCGTCGTGCATACGACAAGCGCGGGCACGCAAGGCATCGTGAGCGCGGTCCACGCGGATGAAATTATTACCGGAAGCTTCGTCAACGCGGGCGCCGTCATCGATTACATCCGTATGAAAAACCCGCAGCATGTATCGTTGGTCTGCATGGGATGGGAAGCGGCGGAAGAGGCGGACGAAGATACGCTGTTCGCAAATTACGTGAAGAACGGACTGGAAGGCAAACCTAACGATTTTGAAGCCATCGTTCATTATTTGCGCAGCGATAGCAAAACCGGGAAGTTTCTGGACGTCCGCGGCGACGTTTCCGCCCCGTCCGAAGATTTCGACCTGTGCCTTTGTTTGGACCGGTTCCCGTTCGTGCTCAAAGCCGAGAGATACGGAGAAGCGATGATAAGGCTCGCAAAAATCAATGTAAACGAATGGAGGTCCATAGGATGAAGATGCAGGAGGAACGCCGCCGTGTCCTCATTATCGGAACGGACGGCCTCAGGCCGGACACCGTCGATCCCGAGCTGATGCCGACTTATGCCGAGCTCATGAAACGCGGCACGCTGTTCACCTCGTTCCACGCCGCTTACCCGTCGGAAACACGGGTCAGCATGACGACTCTGACGACCGGCGTGTATCCCGGCAGCCACGGCGTCGTCAGCAATTTGAAATATGTGCCCGGCTTCGGCGAGGACGGTTTTGTCCAAACGGGAAACGACAAGCATTTGTTGTCGTTCCAGGGAATGAAATCCGAGCCGCTGATTCTCCTCCCGACGCTTGGCGACCGGCTGCACAAGCATGGGAAACGCCTTGCCGTAGCCGCTTCCAGCTCGCCGGGTGCTTCGCTCCTTTGGAACTTGAACCATCCGGAAACGGTCGTCAATCCCTCCTCTTCGTACGGGGTCGGCGAAACGGAGCGGCTGCACCGCCGGCTCGGTCCGGTTCCGGAAGAGCGGACAAGGGTGAAGAAAGAGCGCGCGCTGTGGGCTGTCCGGGCGCTGATCGATGTCCATTTGAAAAATCCGGATAATCAAGCGATGGTATTATGGCTGTCCGAACCGGACTCGAGCCAGCACGATTACGGACTCGGGTCTCCGGAAAGCAAGGAAGCCCTTCGTTTGGTCGACCGGTGCGTAGCGGATGTATTAAAAGCCGCGGAAGAGGAAGGTCTTGCCGACCAGCTCGATCTGTTCCTCATCAGCGATCACGGCCATTCGACGCTGCATGCCGAGGGGGCGCTGCAAAGTCACGTACAGAAGGCGTGCCGCGAATTGGGGGCAGAAAACCGTTTCGTCACGACCGGACATTACGTGTTTCCGGCTGCCGGTCAAGCGCCGTCGTTCAAGGACACCGCCGCACTCGTTGAATGGCTGCAAGGACAAGAGTGGTGCGATACGGTATTCGCGGGAGACCCGGCCTATTGCGAACTGCCCGGCGTGCTGCCGCTGGAGCTGCTTCTCGGGCCGATTGCCCACGACCGCGCGCCGCTTCTTGCCATCCAGCCCAAATGGACCGGATCGGCCAACGAATTCGGCGTTAAGGGCGCGATTCAGGGGCTTACGTCATCTTCCGTTCGTTCTTCGCACGGCACGGCAAGCCCGTACGACGTTCGTGCATTCTGTTTGGGCGTAGGCGGGAGCTTCAAGCAAGGCCGCGTGTCCGATATCCCGTGCGGGATCGTCGACATTGCCCCGACGGTCTGTCACTTGATCGGCCTTCGGACGGAAACCGGCTTTGACGGCCGCATCCTTGCCGAAGCGCTCCGGCCGGAGCTGGTCGACGAACGCCTGTCGAAGCCGGAGATGACGGAATCGAAATATACCGGAGGATTCGGAGGCTTCAAGGTATTTAGCGTAAACGGCACAAAATATGTTACCGGATGCTCGTGACTAACAATGCTGCGCAGCAGCAGACGATCCTGTCCCGATCACGGCGGCGGCCGGCCCGGTTCCGAACTCAACGGGCTGGCTTAAGCGCCGGTCACGTTTCGAACAGCACTTCCCCGGTCAGCGACAGATCGTAGCCGTGCATGAGCCGCAGCTCGTTCCGGAACGCCTCCGACCGCAGGATGCGCAGGACGGCGTCGATCCAGGACCGGTTATCGGGCCGCTTCAGCATCACAAGATCGTACCGTTCCTGGATGAGCGGGATAAACTCGACGCCCCCGACGAAACGCGCCGCCTTCTCGATGCCGACGCCCGCGTCGGCTTCGCCGGCGGCAACCTTTCCCGCGACCGCGAGATGATTGTTTTCCGTGCGCTCGTATCCGTTCACCCCGGAGGCGGGTATACGCAGCAGCCGAAGCTGCTCGTCGAGCAGCACCCGCGCGCCGGAGCCCGGCTCGCGGTTGACGATGCGCACGCCGGGCCTGCTCAGGTCGGACCAGTCCTTGATGCGGTGCGGGTTGCCCTCCTGCACGTAAATTCCGGCCGGCCGGGACAGCAGGTTCGCGACGAGAAAGGACTGTCCGACCAGCAGCTTCCGGATATAGGGAATATTGTATTCGCCGGTATCGCCGTCAAGCAGATGCGTGCTGACGATGTCGGCTTTGCCGAGATACATGGAGACGAGGCTGTCGAGGCTCCCGACGTATTCGCGCAGCGGCCTTGTACCGGGTGCGCTTTTCTCCATATGCTTGGCCAAGATATCGAGGCTGATGTCCTGCCCCGTGATAACGATCCGGCGTTCGGCCGACCGGTCCGGAGCGGCCGGCTGCTTTTGTTCGCCGGCCGGCGCAGCAGGCTCCGGCGGTACCGGCATACCGTTTTTGTGCCGCCGCTTGTATGCTTCCAGGTCGGCGGCATCGACGCGCATCTGCTTGCCGACGCGATAGGAGGGAAGCTCGCCTTTTTTGATTAAATCGTACACCGTCAGCTTGGATATTTTCAGCATTTGGGCGATTTCCTCGGTCGTATAGGAAATGTCGCTTGCCACTTTCGCTCCTCCTTCGCATGTGAACGCCGTTAAAGCTTTGGTTCCATTATAGCAAATAACGATCCTCGGCTCGCGGTTTCCGCCGATCCGGCGAAAAAGGGGTTGCACGGCGGCGGCGGACAAACTATGATGTTTTTAGGATTAATAAAAGGTTACATCAATTAATTGAACTATTAATCCAAGGTGATAGAAGATCCGATCGGAGGGAACATCAGAATGGCAAACGGCGTTATCATTAACGCGGATGTACAGAAGGGAACGATTGACCGCAACATTTACGGCCATTTCGCCGAGCATCTCGGCCGCTGCATTTACGAGGGCCTTTGGGTCGGGGAGGATTCGGCCATCCCGAATACGAACGGCATCCGCAACGACGTATTGGAAGCGCTTCGAAAGCTGAGTATTCCCGTGCTGCGCTGGCCCGGAGGCTGCTTCGCCGACGAATATCACTGGAAGGACGGCATCGGGCCGCGCGAGCAGCGCAAGCGGATGGTCAACACCCACTGGGGCGGCGTGGTGGAAAACAACCATTTCGGGACGCACGAATTTCTGATGCTGTGCGAAATGCTCGGCGCGGAGCCGTATATTAACGGCAACGTCGGCAGCGGTACCGTGCAGGAAATGAGCGAATGGGTCGAATACGTGACGTTCGACGGCGAATCGCCGATGGCGGACCTGCGCCGGAAGAACGGGCGGGAGAAGCCCTGGAGCCTGAAATATTTCGCCGTCGGCAACGAGAACTGGGGCTGCGGCGGCAATATGCGGCCGGAATTTTACGCCGACCTGTACCGGCAGTTCCAGACGTATGTCCGCAATTACGGCAGCAACAAGATTTACAAAATCGCCTGCGGGGCCAACAGCTTCGACTACAATTGGACCGAGGTGCTCATGCGGCAGGCGGGCAAACTGTTGCACGGCCTGAGCCTTCACTATTACACGGTGCCGAAAACGTGGGCGGACAAAGGCGCGGCGACCGGCTTCCCGGTGTCCGAATGGTATTCGACGCTTCAGGCGACGCTCCGGATGGAGGAGCTGCTGACGAAGCATTCCGCCATTATGGACCAATACGATCCGGACAAGCGGGTCGGCCTGATCGTGGACGAATGGGGGACGTGGTACAACGTCGAGCCGGGCACGAATCCGGGCTTCCTGTACCAGCAAAACACGATCCGCGACGCGGTCGTGGCGGGCATCAACTTCAACCTGTTCCATAAGCACTGCGAGCGGGTGAGGATGGCGAACATTGCGCAGACGATCAACGTGCTGCAGGCGATGATATTGACCGAAGGCGCACAAATGGCGCTGACGCCGACCTATCACGTCTTCGACATGTTCAAGGTGCATCAGGATGCGGCCGCGCTCGACGTCCATGTCAGCACCGACATGCTGGAGGACGAAGGGGGAGCTCTGCCGCAAATTAGCGCTTCCGCATCGAAGGCGGCGGACGGCACGATTCATGTCAGCTTATGCAACCTGAGCCACGACAGCTCGGCGGATGTCGCGATCGATTTGCGCGGAACAGGCGGAATCGGCTTCGTGGACGGAACGGTGTTAACGGCGGACGCCATGGACGCCCACAACACGTTCGAGAAGCCGGATGCGGTGAAGCCGGCGCCGTTCGGCAGCGTGACCGGTCAGGGCAGCCGTCTCTCCGCGTCGCTGCCGCCGATGTCCGTCGTCGTGTTGGCCATTAAGGCTTAAGGCTTCGCGCGAAGATGAGCGGCATCCCCGAATCTTCGGCTTCCGCGCCGTGTAAAGGCTGCCAGGCCGACGTCCGCGTCACCGAGCGGCAAATCGCGCGTATGCTGGCTGCGATCGAAGCGGGCTCGTTCGATCTGGTGCCGGACGAGCGGTATGCGGAGCGGCTCGCGGCCTGCCTGTCGTGCGATTCGCTGCAATACGGCACGACGTGCGCGTATTGCGGCTGTATCGTGCATGTCCGGGCGAAGCTGGCGGATAAAGGCTGTCCGAAGCCCGGCGCATCGAAATGGTAATCTGCGGCATTAACCGAAGTTGTAATCCGGGTAAATATACGGTTCTTTGGCAGGCTTGATGCTCGTCACGTTCTCCGCCTTCAGCACCATGATCTGCTGGCCTTTGTATTCCGTTTTGCCAAGCGTGCCGGAGCGTCTCCATGTAATCCTTTTCCTTCACGCGGACGATGGGCTGCTGGTACAGCTGAATGCCGTATTTGGCATACGCCCCCGTATATTCGTCAGCCGGGAACATCGCCTTCAGCTTCGCCTCGCCGGTGAGCGGCGCGCCCGGCTTGGCCGCGGCGGTTTGCGCCGGAGAGGCGGTTGTTCCCGCCTCCCCGCCGGTGCGGCTTTCCTTCTCCTTGATCGCTTGCGAGGTGCTGAGCGTAATCCCTTTCTGCGCGGCCATCGCACTGCCGATCATCGTGTCCGGCGACAGAAAGCCGGCGGCGAGCGGAAGGACGAACAGGCCGTATACGAGCAGGCTGCGGACGAACGAGCGCGGCGGTAGATGCTCGCAGCCGCAGTTGTCCGTCCGGCGGATCCGGGAGCGGTACGCCTGATAAACCTGGACGACGGCCACGACGTAAAGAGCCATTGCGGCCAGCTTGACATAGCCGGACATCCGCGGTGCGATATACAGCGTCAGGCTGCCGGCGATTTGCAGCCGGACAATGTAGAAGGCGATGCCGCCCAGGATGACCGCCCGCAGCAGATGATGGGCGGTCATCCTTCGTTCGGAAGGGGCTTTCATTACAGCTTCCATAACGGGACCTCCGTTCTTATGAATTCGACCACAGCTGGCCGGCGGCCAGCGAGCCGACGAATACGACGACCGCGATCAGCGCGATCAGCTTCAGCACAAACCGGGAGCGGAAGACGGACAGCATCATGAGCGTGCTTTTGAAATCGACCATCGGGCCGAACACGAGAAACGCGAGCAGCGCTCCTTTGGGGAAAATACCGCTGAATGATGCCGCGATGAAGGCGTCCGACGTCGAGCACAGGGAAATGATAAAAGCGAAGCCCATCATGAGCAGATGCGCGCCGAAAGCCCCGCCGCTCAAGGATACGAGCTCCTGCCGGCTGACGAACGTCTGAATCGCCGCCGTCAGACAGGCGCCGATCATCAAATATTTGCCCATTTCGAAAAACTCGTCCGACGCGTGGCTGAACACGGAAAGCAGCCTTCCCGAAAAGGTGCGGGGATGATCGTGATGATGGTCGTGAGGATGATCATGACGCAGGCTGTGACGATGATGATCATGACGATGGGTATCAAGGTGATCATGGGCATGCCCGCGTTTGTGACTACGAGCTTGTCCATGCTTATGCACTTGTTCGTGAACAAAAGCGTGATCATGCCCATCATCATGCGCGTGCCCTTGGCCGTCCGCGTCCTCCTTCAGCGGGTTCCGGCCGCCTACATAGTACAGTGCGAGGCCGACGGCCGCGGCAACGGCGAAGGCGAGCCCCAGCCGGTAATAAACCATCGCTTCGTCAGTGCGGAACGCCATATACGTCGCCGCGAAGGTGACCGGGTTGATGATCGGCGCGGCGAGTATGTACGCAATGCCGATGTACGGCGGCATCCCTTTGCCGATCAGCCGCCGGACGATCGGAATCATGCCGCACTCGCATACGGGAAGCAGGATGCCGAGCAGGCAGGCGAACGCGACGCCGAGCAGCGGATTGCGGGGGACGAGCCGCCTCAGCAGCTCATCCGATACATACAGGTGGAGCAGCGATGAAATGAAAACGCCGAGCAGGATGAAGGGCAGCGCCTCCAGAAAAATGCTGACGAACACCGTTTTCAGGCTCTGCCACTGCGCGCCGGAAATATGAAGCGGCACGGCGATGGAGCCCAGCCTGGTTCCGGTCAGCAGCAGCAGGATCAGCGCGATGACGCCGAGCGTCGCCGCATTCAGGCTCCACCGGTAGATGGAATGGATCATCCGCTTATGGCTCCTTCTTAATAGTAAGTGTTACGATTTATTGTAGGGGAAAAACAAGCCACCGTAAAGTGAAAAAAACCGCATCGTTCGAGGCTGCGGTTGTCGGATTGTGATGGAAGAACGGGCCTGGATGAAAGGGAAAAAGGCCGGACAGCTACAGCTTCAGCCGCGAGGCCGCTTCCCGCAGCACGGCGAACGACCGGGCCAGCCGCTCCTGCTCATCCGGCGTCAGGTTCAGCTCGACCAGCTCGGCAACGCCCTGCCTGTTCAGGATGGCGGGCACGCCCGCGCACAGGTCCCTGCAGCCGTATTCGCCGTCCAGCACGGCGGAAACGGCTGTTATTTTATGATCGTCGTTCAGGATCGAGCGGACGATCGCGGCGATGGCGCTGGCGATGCCGTAATACGTCGAACCTTTGCGCTGCATGATTTCCCAGCCGGCATCCCGCGTCTTTGCTTCGATTTCCTCCAGCTTCAGGTGCCCGAACCGCTGCGGGTGCTGGGCCAAAATATCGAGGACCGGTTTGCCGCCGATCGTCACGTGCGACCAGGCCGGAAACTGCGATTCGCCATGCTCGCCGAGCACGTAGCCCTGCACGCTGCGCGGGTCGACGGGCAAATGCTCGCAGAGGAGCGTCTTCAACCGGGACGAATCGATCGACGTGCCCGTGCCGACGACGCGCCCGCGCGGCAAACCGGACCATTTCCATACCGCATACGTGATGATGTCGACGGGATTGGCCGCATTAACAAAAATGCCGTCGAAGCCGCTCGCCATAATTTGCGGGACGGCCGATTTATAAATGTCCGCCGTGCCTTCGAGCAGATCGAGCCGCGTCCCGCCCGGCTTCGGCTTGGTGCCGGCGCACAGCACGACGATATCGGCGTCGCCGCAAGCTTCGTACCCGCCCGCGGTCACCTTCGTCCTCGAATGGGTGAAATCCGAACAATGCGACAGATCGAGCGCATGCGCGAGGCTCCGCTCCTTCGTCCGGTCGATCAGCACAAGCTCGTCGCAGATCGACTGATTGACGAGCGAATAGGCGCAGCTCGAGCCGACGAAGCCGGTGCCGATCACGGCAACCTTACGCGTTTTGCATCCCACGTACATGCCCCCTTTCCTTCTCTCGTACTCCATTATATGTATGCGTGAGAAAGTGTTGACATCGCAGCGGGAAGAAAAATAACGCCTCGCGGACAAGCGGTCCCCGCCCGCAGCAAAAAAGGACGAACCCGAGGCTGACGCAGCCGGGCGGACGGCGTCAGCATCATGTTCGTCCCTGCAAAGGCGAGGCGGGCGCGACGGCGTCAGCATCATGTTCGTCCCTGCGAAGGCGAGGCGGGCGCGACGGCGTCAGCATCATGTTCGTCCAAAGGTTAAGGCGCGGGCGCGGCAGCGTAAGGCTGCCGCAGCGCTCCGTAAGCCCGGCACGGCGGCCGTCAGTCGCGCAGCAGAAGCAGCCCGGCGAACTCGTCCGCCGACAGGCTGCCGAAGTATCGGTTCAAATCGACCTCCGCGAGCGCTTTGCGGATCGCATCCTCTTCGTAGCGAACGCCGGTCAGCAGCTCCTCCAGCTCGGCCGTGTCGGCGATACCGAAGAAATCGCCGTAAATTTTAACGCCGGTCATCCGGCCGCCCGCCACATCGAGGCGGACGTCGACGATCCCGGCGGGAAACTTGCACGCATGCTGAACGTTGGATTTCGGCGAACGGCCGTAGTTCCAGTCCCAGCTGCGGTAGCGCTCGTCCGCCAGCCGCCGCACCGCTTCCCAGTCCCGTTCCGTCAGCGGATAAACGGGCGCCTCCTCCGGCTCGCAGCCGAACAGCGCGCGCAGCAGCTCGTTTTTGAACTCGCCGATCGTCATCGGCCGGTCCAGAAATTCGGAAATGTTCGCCACGCGGGCGCGCACCGATTTCGTGCTTTTCGATTCGATTTTCATCGGCTTTACCCGCAGGGCGGATGCGATGCTGTCCATCTTCGAGTCGAACAGCAGCGTGCCGTGGCTGAACATGCGCCCCTTTGTGCTGAACTGCGCATTGCCGGAAATTTTCCGCTCGCCGACCTGAATGTCGTTGCGCCCGGTCAGCTCCGCCTGAACGCCGAGCCCCCGCAGCGCTTCGATGACCGGCCGGGTGAATTTCGCGAAATTGCGGAAGGAGCTGCCGTCGTCCTGCGTGATGAAGCTGAAATTCAAATTGCCGAGGTCGTGATAGACGGCGCCGCCGCCCGACAGCCTGCGAACGACGTGTATGCCGCGGCTGCGAACATAGCTGTCGTTGATTTCCTCCATCGTATTCTGGTTTTTGCCGATGATGATGGACGGCTCGTTGACATAGAAAAGCAGATAGGTTTTATCCGCCGGAAGGCTGCGCAGCGCGTATTCCTCTAGGGCGAGATTGAGCGCGGGGTCGTGGATATCCCGGTTGTCGATAAGCCGCATAGGCGTCCTCCTCCGATCGCAAATCTTACCTTTCATTACAGCAATCGCGGCGGGCAAAGTCAAATCGTCCGCGGCTTAGCTCGCCTGCCCGAACCATGCGAGGCGGGCGGCGTCGCTCAGCTCCCGAAGGCGCAATGAAAGCGTTCTATAATAATCGCGCATCCGTGCATAAAAAAAGGGTACGGCCCTTCAGCCGAAAGGGGAGCCGTGCTATATTTTAGCTATTCGGGCGGTGCGCGCAGGCCGCGGCCGCCGGACCATTTTCACGCATGAAGGAGTCGTTCGCGGGTCATGAAAATCGCAAAGCTGGAATTGTTTAAAGTTCCACCGAGATGGCTGTTTCTGAAAATAACGACAGACGACGGGCTTTCCGGCTGGGGCGAGCCGATCGTCGAAGGGAAAGCGGATACGGTTGCGGCGGCGGTCGAGGAGCTGTCGCAAGATCTGATCGGGAAAGATCCGCGGCGGATCGAGGATTTGTGGCAGGTCATGTACCGGGGCGGCTTTTACCGCGGCGGCCCGATTCTGATGAGTGCGATTTCGGGCATCGAGCAGGCGCTGTGGGATATTAAAGGCAAGTTTTACGGCGCTCCGGTATATGAGCTGCTCGGCGGCGCGTGCCGCGACAAAATCAAGGTCTATAACTGGATCGGCGGCGACCGGCCCTCCGACGTGCGCGACGCGGTGAAGCGCCAGATCGCCTCCGGCGTGTCGGCCGTCAAAATGAATGCCACCGAGGAGCTTCACTACATCGATTCGTTCGACAAGGTGCAGCAGGTGATCGAGCGGGTCGCGGCGGTCAGGGAGACGGGAGGGCCGTCCTTCGGCATCGGCATCGATTTTCACGGGCGGGTGCACAAGGCGATGGCCAAAATTCTCGTCAAGGAGCTCGAGCCGTACCGGCTAATGTTCATCGAAGAGCCGGTGCTTCCGGAAAATAACGAGGCGCTGAAGGAAATTGCGCGGCACACCTCGACGCCGATTGCGACCGGGGAGCGCATGTATACGCGATGGGGCTTCAAGGAGCTGCTGCACCAGGGCGTCGCGGACATTATCCAGCCGGATGTCTCCCATGCCGGCGGCATTCTCGAGACGCGCAAGATCGCCGCGATGGCGGAGGCTTACGACGTGGCGCTGGCGCCGCACTGCCCGCTCGGACCGGTAGCGCTGGCGGCCTGCCTGCAGGTCGACGCATGCTCGCCGAACGCGTTCATCCAGGAGCAGAGCCTTGGCATCCATTACAATGCGGACGGAGATCTGCTCGATTATGTGAAGGATGCGGGCAGCCTCCGCTACGAGGGCGGCTTCGTCGCCGTTCCGGAAGGTCCGGGGCTTGGTATCGAAGTGGACGAAGACAAAATCCGCGAGCTGGCGAAGAAAGGCCACGACTGGCACAACCCGGTCTGGCGCAACGAGGACGGAACGGTCGCGGAGTGGTAAGACGCCGGGCCATCCCGCCGCCTAAGTTCAGCCGTGAACCGGCGGAAGAGGTGCCCGGCGTTTTCGGGCTTCGTCTTCGGGGTTTACCGATTTAATAAGTTCGCTTACAAGCCTCCTCGCCTGAATGCGGGCGGGGAGGCTTTGTCATGCGCACAAGCTGCAACTGCTAACTTTTGTTAACGAAACCCTTACTTTTATTTATGTTCACGTCGTTCTTCCTCCTCTACGATGAAGGTGTATGCCATTTATGGGGAGGTTGAATCATGTATAAACGATGGATTGTGCCGTTCGCCGCCGCATTGATGCTCTTCGGGGTGTTCGGAACGGCGACGGCGGCATCGAATTTCGCGCCCGATCCGGCAGGACCGATGCCGTCGGAGCAGCTGAATTCGCAATTTAC
This genomic window from Paenibacillus humicola contains:
- a CDS encoding L-lactate dehydrogenase; amino-acid sequence: MYVGCKTRKVAVIGTGFVGSSCAYSLVNQSICDELVLIDRTKERSLAHALDLSHCSDFTHSRTKVTAGGYEACGDADIVVLCAGTKPKPGGTRLDLLEGTADIYKSAVPQIMASGFDGIFVNAANPVDIITYAVWKWSGLPRGRVVGTGTSIDSSRLKTLLCEHLPVDPRSVQGYVLGEHGESQFPAWSHVTIGGKPVLDILAQHPQRFGHLKLEEIEAKTRDAGWEIMQRKGSTYYGIASAIAAIVRSILNDDHKITAVSAVLDGEYGCRDLCAGVPAILNRQGVAELVELNLTPDEQERLARSFAVLREAASRLKL
- a CDS encoding lipoate--protein ligase produces the protein MRLIDNRDIHDPALNLALEEYALRSLPADKTYLLFYVNEPSIIIGKNQNTMEEINDSYVRSRGIHVVRRLSGGGAVYHDLGNLNFSFITQDDGSSFRNFAKFTRPVIEALRGLGVQAELTGRNDIQVGERKISGNAQFSTKGRMFSHGTLLFDSKMDSIASALRVKPMKIESKSTKSVRARVANISEFLDRPMTIGEFKNELLRALFGCEPEEAPVYPLTERDWEAVRRLADERYRSWDWNYGRSPKSNVQHACKFPAGIVDVRLDVAGGRMTGVKIYGDFFGIADTAELEELLTGVRYEEDAIRKALAEVDLNRYFGSLSADEFAGLLLLRD
- the dgoD gene encoding galactonate dehydratase → MKIAKLELFKVPPRWLFLKITTDDGLSGWGEPIVEGKADTVAAAVEELSQDLIGKDPRRIEDLWQVMYRGGFYRGGPILMSAISGIEQALWDIKGKFYGAPVYELLGGACRDKIKVYNWIGGDRPSDVRDAVKRQIASGVSAVKMNATEELHYIDSFDKVQQVIERVAAVRETGGPSFGIGIDFHGRVHKAMAKILVKELEPYRLMFIEEPVLPENNEALKEIARHTSTPIATGERMYTRWGFKELLHQGVADIIQPDVSHAGGILETRKIAAMAEAYDVALAPHCPLGPVALAACLQVDACSPNAFIQEQSLGIHYNADGDLLDYVKDAGSLRYEGGFVAVPEGPGLGIEVDEDKIRELAKKGHDWHNPVWRNEDGTVAEW